A window from Rhodothermus bifroesti encodes these proteins:
- a CDS encoding RecQ family ATP-dependent DNA helicase has product MPKLTAADYEAARALLRRYWRHADFRPGQWEAIRAVLTGQDVLAIFPTGGGKSVCYQLPALLLEGLTLVVSPLIALMEDQVARLRARGIPAAFVHSALAPSATEQHWINAAHGAYRLLYLTPEQLTTHRFAALSPRLRISLLAVDEAHCVSDWGPAFRPAYLELSQVRAQLGHPPMLALTATATPSVRVDIVQKLGLRTPCVIAVGFDRPNLVWSVFETSHKAERVEAVVRTIAGAGILYCATRRSAERWAQQLARWRIPAVCYHSGLTMAERRTAHQAWLEDRARVMVATRAFGLGVDRADARFVVHTALPPSLEVYYQEAGRAGRDGHKAHAVLLFEAADIALAQALLQQTYPSTETVSRIYEVACSLAQVAIGSRPQHPIALDIARIAQLVGTSPSAVRRALELLMRQGLWEPVALRAQDVLLRFCAPAATLRRFAHQNPNARLGHFVETLLRSIPAEAFHTWWPVSLRYLERQTGLPRERLLRGLDFLRERALLGWLSAAQGQLVRFKEARAARLTFDDRLLRQAQQQAETQLEDMIRYARTPGCRRHFLRTYFGEAAPAHCHSCDHCLGGQPF; this is encoded by the coding sequence ATGCCTAAGCTCACAGCAGCAGACTACGAAGCCGCGCGCGCATTGCTTCGGCGCTACTGGCGGCATGCGGACTTTCGCCCGGGCCAATGGGAAGCCATTCGCGCTGTGCTGACAGGCCAAGACGTGCTGGCCATTTTTCCAACCGGCGGTGGCAAGTCGGTTTGCTACCAGCTTCCAGCGTTGCTCTTAGAGGGGCTGACTTTGGTGGTTTCGCCCCTGATTGCACTTATGGAAGATCAAGTAGCCCGCTTGCGCGCCCGGGGTATCCCGGCAGCGTTTGTGCACAGTGCCCTTGCACCTTCTGCCACCGAGCAGCACTGGATCAATGCAGCGCATGGGGCCTACCGGCTGCTTTACCTTACGCCCGAGCAGCTCACCACACATCGCTTTGCCGCCTTGAGCCCGCGCCTTCGCATCAGCCTGCTTGCGGTCGACGAGGCGCACTGCGTGAGCGACTGGGGACCCGCCTTTCGTCCAGCTTACCTGGAGCTGTCCCAAGTGCGGGCGCAGCTAGGTCATCCGCCCATGCTGGCCTTAACGGCGACCGCCACCCCCTCGGTGCGGGTCGACATCGTGCAAAAGCTCGGTCTACGCACGCCTTGTGTAATCGCAGTGGGGTTTGACCGTCCTAATCTCGTCTGGTCTGTTTTTGAAACATCTCACAAAGCCGAACGCGTCGAGGCCGTAGTGCGCACCATTGCCGGAGCAGGCATCCTCTATTGCGCTACGCGTCGCAGTGCCGAGCGCTGGGCGCAGCAACTTGCACGCTGGCGCATCCCGGCAGTCTGCTACCACAGCGGCTTGACGATGGCCGAGCGCCGCACAGCTCACCAAGCTTGGCTTGAAGACCGCGCACGCGTGATGGTTGCTACCCGTGCTTTTGGCCTAGGTGTCGACCGCGCCGACGCGCGCTTTGTCGTGCACACCGCACTGCCCCCTTCCCTGGAAGTCTACTACCAAGAAGCCGGACGTGCTGGGCGTGATGGCCACAAGGCCCATGCGGTTTTGCTCTTCGAGGCAGCCGACATTGCGCTTGCACAAGCGCTGCTTCAGCAAACCTACCCTTCTACTGAAACCGTCAGCCGCATCTACGAAGTGGCCTGCAGCCTGGCTCAAGTGGCTATCGGCAGTCGACCCCAGCATCCCATTGCCCTCGACATCGCTCGTATCGCCCAGCTGGTCGGTACTTCACCCTCTGCAGTGCGCCGTGCGCTAGAGCTCCTGATGCGCCAAGGCCTATGGGAACCGGTAGCGTTGCGCGCGCAAGACGTGCTCCTGCGTTTCTGCGCCCCAGCCGCTACGCTACGCCGCTTTGCCCACCAGAACCCCAACGCACGCCTGGGCCATTTTGTCGAAACGCTCCTTCGAAGCATTCCGGCCGAGGCGTTTCACACCTGGTGGCCTGTGAGCTTACGTTACCTAGAACGCCAAACCGGCCTACCCCGCGAACGGCTGTTGCGTGGACTGGACTTTTTGCGCGAGCGTGCTTTGCTTGGCTGGCTTTCTGCTGCCCAAGGCCAACTTGTCCGCTTCAAAGAAGCACGCGCGGCACGCCTCACCTTCGACGACCGCCTGCTGCGGCAAGCCCAGCAGCAAGCCGAAACCCAACTCGAGGATATGATCCGCTATGCACGCACGCCTGGATGCCGACGCCACTTTCTACGCACTTACTTCGGCGAAGCGGCACCCGCCCACTGCCACAGCTGCGATCACTGCCTAGGAGGCCAACCCTTCTAG
- the deoC gene encoding deoxyribose-phosphate aldolase: MTSHELARYIDHTALKPETTEDQIRGLCAEAQRYGFAAVCINPCYVPLAASLLEGSGVAVCTVIGFPLGANQTITKVAEAVQALRDGARELDMVLNIGWLKSGQLEAVRDDIRAVVDVAHSAQPRARVKVILETALLTEAEKITACQLALEAGADFVKTSTGFLGGGATVEDVALLRRVVGDRMGVKASGGIRTRAQAEALLAAGATRLGTSSGVALLSDAAAEAAY, from the coding sequence ATGACGTCTCATGAACTAGCACGGTACATCGATCACACGGCACTAAAGCCGGAAACCACGGAGGACCAAATTCGCGGCTTGTGCGCCGAGGCCCAGCGCTACGGGTTTGCGGCTGTTTGCATCAACCCCTGCTACGTACCGCTAGCTGCCTCGCTGCTCGAGGGCTCTGGCGTAGCCGTATGTACCGTTATCGGCTTCCCCTTGGGAGCCAACCAAACGATCACCAAAGTAGCCGAAGCCGTGCAGGCTCTCCGGGACGGCGCCCGGGAACTCGATATGGTGCTAAACATCGGCTGGCTTAAAAGCGGCCAGCTCGAAGCCGTGCGCGACGACATCCGCGCGGTAGTTGACGTAGCGCACAGCGCCCAACCTCGGGCACGGGTTAAGGTCATCTTGGAGACGGCTTTGCTGACCGAAGCCGAGAAGATCACTGCCTGCCAGCTGGCCCTTGAAGCAGGCGCCGACTTTGTCAAAACATCCACGGGCTTTCTCGGCGGGGGTGCTACGGTCGAAGACGTAGCGCTTTTGCGCCGCGTGGTTGGAGACCGCATGGGCGTTAAGGCTTCAGGGGGCATTCGCACGCGTGCCCAGGCCGAAGCGTTGCTTGCTGCTGGGGCTACCCGTCTGGGGACAAGCAGTGGTGTGGCCCTGCTCTCCGATGCTGCCGCAGAGGCTGCCTATTAG
- a CDS encoding chloride channel protein, with product MARRNEVDATQLFRLRYPRSLWAWTQELDWRITGRWMFYAVLIGVLVAFWALLFSHLVSLLTKQILVDGAGYALPLPRGEGGSELFDLKRAMHPTRRWLLLLAPTLGGLLVGWIIHMFASEAETRGTDSVIRAFHHEHGVVRPRLALVQTIGSALTIGTGGSSGREGPITQIGAALSTWLAQRFQAVMGSSYGWLQQAILGNLPLSLMALLALLKMLATAFTVGSGQLGGTFAPSLVIGGMLAFKTRYPALPALDAQGAIVGFLRPHQLISEYHRALLRSSTASSSHDVS from the coding sequence ATGGCGCGTCGCAACGAGGTAGATGCCACACAACTCTTTCGGCTACGCTATCCTCGTTCACTTTGGGCTTGGACGCAGGAGCTCGACTGGCGCATTACCGGACGTTGGATGTTCTATGCGGTGCTCATTGGCGTGCTGGTAGCTTTTTGGGCTCTGCTATTCAGTCATCTGGTATCTCTACTCACCAAGCAGATCCTGGTCGATGGGGCAGGCTACGCGCTTCCACTCCCTAGGGGCGAAGGGGGAAGCGAGCTTTTTGACTTAAAGCGCGCGATGCACCCAACGCGACGTTGGCTCCTTTTACTGGCACCAACGCTCGGCGGGTTACTGGTGGGATGGATCATCCACATGTTTGCCTCTGAAGCAGAGACGCGCGGCACCGACAGCGTGATCCGGGCTTTTCATCACGAGCACGGGGTAGTACGCCCGCGGCTGGCGCTTGTGCAGACGATTGGCTCTGCTTTAACGATCGGCACGGGGGGCAGCAGCGGTCGTGAAGGACCAATTACGCAGATTGGCGCAGCACTTAGCACCTGGCTAGCGCAGCGATTCCAAGCTGTGATGGGCTCAAGCTACGGCTGGCTGCAGCAGGCTATCTTGGGCAACCTGCCGCTTTCCCTTATGGCGCTGCTGGCCCTGCTGAAAATGCTAGCCACCGCATTCACCGTTGGCTCTGGTCAGCTGGGAGGAACTTTTGCACCTTCGCTGGTGATAGGGGGTATGCTAGCTTTTAAAACCCGCTATCCCGCCTTGCCCGCCCTAGATGCCCAGGGCGCCATTGTCGGATTTCTACGGCCACACCAGCTGATCAGCGAGTATCACCGGGCGCTTTTGCGCTCCTCTACTGCTTCCAGCAGCCATGACGTCTCATGA
- a CDS encoding thioredoxin domain-containing protein gives MARLTPLDWRSRLQARRPWINRLMFVLALLGLLDVTHLWVQQQRQFAEGCFGVASLAPLEKAFDCAAVVQSAAGTFLGVSNTIWGGLFYAAIALLSALALGLPAHRRLVPKLLRSGLLLWGLLYTLYLLYYQTFVLATFCALCLVSAALVLAMAGLQAYELFSQRLKLMERTGTLRTERWALGVLAGIVLLFMGADVYWGRSETATATVAEAQETAQTCAFDTERPPVRFYRDLISKNDPTVGNPEAPVVVIEYLDPNCPHCKQLHPVMSELVARYGLQAYFVFKPIPLWDFSIPQVVALYAAAREGKYEAMLEAQFARQRQGGLTLEELQAIAREIGMNPEQLTRQLQDKALSDYALQQRQQAGMIGVRGVPTVLINGRFVAGASRTVECLGQLILQQAKGS, from the coding sequence ATGGCCCGTCTTACCCCTTTAGATTGGCGCAGCCGCCTGCAAGCACGGCGGCCTTGGATAAATCGCTTGATGTTCGTCTTGGCGCTTTTGGGACTGCTTGACGTAACGCACCTATGGGTGCAGCAGCAGCGCCAGTTTGCCGAAGGGTGCTTTGGTGTGGCTTCGCTAGCGCCGTTAGAGAAAGCATTTGACTGCGCTGCCGTTGTGCAAAGCGCGGCAGGCACGTTCCTGGGCGTTTCGAACACGATTTGGGGGGGACTTTTCTATGCCGCCATTGCCCTGCTAAGCGCACTGGCCTTAGGGCTTCCTGCACACCGGCGCCTGGTGCCCAAATTGCTGCGCAGTGGGTTGCTGCTTTGGGGATTGCTTTATACCTTGTACCTACTCTATTACCAAACCTTTGTGCTGGCCACGTTTTGCGCGTTGTGTTTGGTTTCGGCCGCACTTGTGCTTGCAATGGCTGGCCTGCAAGCTTATGAACTGTTTAGCCAGAGGCTAAAGCTTATGGAACGTACCGGAACGCTGCGCACCGAACGCTGGGCGCTAGGGGTGTTGGCGGGCATTGTGCTGCTTTTCATGGGCGCTGACGTCTATTGGGGGCGCTCCGAAACGGCTACGGCAACCGTGGCCGAAGCACAGGAAACAGCACAAACCTGCGCGTTCGATACCGAACGGCCACCGGTCCGCTTCTACCGTGATCTGATTTCAAAAAACGATCCTACCGTAGGCAATCCCGAAGCACCGGTTGTGGTTATTGAATACCTAGACCCCAACTGCCCGCACTGCAAGCAATTGCATCCCGTCATGAGCGAGCTGGTGGCACGTTACGGGCTGCAGGCCTACTTTGTGTTTAAGCCGATTCCGCTTTGGGATTTTTCCATCCCACAGGTGGTAGCGCTCTATGCAGCTGCCCGTGAAGGGAAATACGAAGCCATGCTGGAGGCTCAGTTTGCCCGCCAGCGCCAGGGAGGGCTCACGCTTGAAGAGCTGCAAGCGATTGCCCGCGAGATTGGCATGAATCCAGAGCAACTGACCCGTCAGCTTCAGGATAAAGCGCTCAGCGACTACGCTTTGCAACAGCGACAGCAGGCCGGCATGATTGGCGTGCGTGGCGTGCCGACCGTGCTCATCAATGGTCGTTTTGTGGCCGGAGCGTCACGAACGGTTGAGTGTTTGGGACAGTTGATCTTACAGCAGGCTAAGGGCTCCTAA
- a CDS encoding M28 family metallopeptidase, with translation MRSLLGALFGLSMLSLQGLAQPVALHPDPRIQQLLKRVSVDTIEANIRQLVAFGTRHTLSPADNDTFGIGAARRWIKRTLERYAAAGGGRMEVFLDSFWYGPDGRRVDRRVEIANVIARLPGTDPQDDRIFIVSGHYDSRSSHVMDSLSYAPGASDDASGTAAVMEMARVLASERFPATLLFVAMAAEEQGLIGARHLAAQADSLGWNVAGMFTLDIVGNTEGDNGVRDNRTVRVFSEGVPSAETPEAARLRQAIGGENDSPSRQLARYLQEIGMCYVPELQVKMIFRRDRFLRGGDHIPFNERGFAAVRLTEPHEAYTRQHQDVRVENGIAYGDVPDRVDFDYVARVTRLMTAALANLALAPPPPTAAYIDARELSVDTQLLWEPPKAGRERLAGYYVLVRETTAPQWQHKWFVPATETSYTFKGLSKDDYFFGIQSVDHAGHESLVQFPRPRFQ, from the coding sequence ATGCGGTCTTTGCTTGGAGCGCTTTTCGGGTTAAGCATGCTCAGCCTGCAGGGGCTAGCGCAGCCGGTTGCCCTGCATCCTGACCCCCGCATTCAGCAGCTGCTGAAGCGCGTTTCGGTAGACACGATTGAAGCCAACATTCGCCAGCTGGTTGCTTTTGGCACGCGGCACACGCTTTCTCCAGCAGATAACGATACGTTTGGCATTGGTGCTGCGCGACGCTGGATCAAGCGTACGCTCGAGCGCTACGCAGCTGCCGGTGGTGGACGCATGGAAGTGTTTTTGGACAGCTTTTGGTATGGCCCCGACGGTCGGCGCGTTGACCGCCGGGTTGAGATCGCGAACGTCATCGCGCGGCTGCCAGGCACCGATCCGCAAGACGACCGAATCTTTATCGTCAGCGGGCATTACGACAGCCGGAGCAGCCATGTGATGGATTCGCTGTCGTATGCCCCTGGAGCTTCTGACGATGCCAGTGGGACGGCAGCCGTAATGGAAATGGCCCGCGTACTGGCCAGCGAGCGTTTCCCAGCCACCCTTCTGTTTGTCGCCATGGCGGCTGAAGAGCAAGGGCTGATCGGAGCGCGCCACTTGGCCGCCCAGGCCGACTCGTTGGGATGGAACGTAGCAGGGATGTTTACGCTCGACATTGTGGGCAATACCGAAGGCGACAATGGCGTGCGTGACAACCGCACAGTACGCGTTTTCTCTGAAGGCGTACCTTCTGCCGAAACGCCCGAAGCCGCCCGGCTTCGACAGGCCATCGGGGGCGAAAACGATAGCCCTTCGCGGCAGCTTGCCCGTTATTTGCAGGAAATAGGGATGTGTTATGTACCCGAGCTGCAGGTCAAAATGATTTTCCGGCGTGACCGCTTTTTACGCGGCGGGGATCATATTCCGTTTAATGAACGTGGCTTTGCTGCTGTACGTCTAACCGAACCCCACGAAGCTTACACGCGCCAGCATCAAGATGTACGTGTCGAAAATGGCATTGCGTATGGCGACGTGCCCGACCGCGTAGACTTTGATTATGTAGCCCGCGTGACGCGGCTGATGACGGCTGCGTTGGCCAACTTGGCCCTGGCACCACCTCCACCTACGGCCGCCTATATCGATGCCCGTGAGCTTTCGGTAGACACCCAGCTGCTGTGGGAACCCCCCAAAGCCGGACGCGAGCGGCTGGCCGGCTACTACGTGCTGGTGCGCGAGACCACCGCTCCTCAGTGGCAACATAAATGGTTTGTGCCTGCAACCGAAACCAGTTATACCTTCAAAGGACTATCCAAAGATGATTACTTTTTTGGCATTCAGTCGGTTGACCATGCAGGGCATGAAAGCCTGGTGCAGTTTCCCAGGCCGAGGTTTCAATAA
- a CDS encoding LacI family DNA-binding transcriptional regulator, with product MKKRVTIADVARKAGVSVGTVSAVLNNRPSVREHTRRRVLAAIEELGYQPSPSARALGAMQGNGKVFEPAIGLVVKEMDNPFYSEVVIGAQEYLATRGYLSLVCTSEGSYEKEGELLKAFQNRYVQGAVIAPVLDARADLSHLFMLRRAEYPFVLLEAVQGLPVNVVSVDNVKAAQMAVYYLIERGHERIVHFAGPPYTQHTRDRILGVEKAFSQSHLRFTDEVIIPAGAHLRDGYEAALEYFRTHRNNMPTGVTCFNDLVAMGVLRALAELGIRVPDEVSVIGFDDIPMAAYLTIPLTSVHVPKREMGAKAAELLLELIEAKEKNETRSPRHIVLEAKLIERASTRPLR from the coding sequence ATGAAAAAGCGCGTCACGATTGCTGATGTTGCCCGCAAAGCGGGCGTTTCTGTAGGCACGGTTTCCGCAGTGTTGAACAACCGCCCTTCGGTGCGGGAGCATACGCGTCGGCGGGTATTGGCCGCCATTGAAGAACTGGGCTATCAGCCTTCGCCCTCGGCGCGGGCGCTGGGGGCAATGCAAGGCAATGGGAAGGTGTTTGAACCTGCGATTGGGCTGGTTGTGAAAGAAATGGACAATCCGTTTTATTCGGAAGTGGTCATTGGGGCGCAGGAGTATTTGGCTACACGGGGATACCTCTCTTTGGTGTGCACTTCAGAAGGGAGTTACGAAAAAGAAGGGGAGCTGCTCAAGGCGTTTCAGAATCGCTATGTGCAGGGTGCGGTGATCGCTCCTGTGCTGGATGCGCGGGCGGATCTGTCCCATTTGTTCATGTTGCGGCGGGCTGAGTATCCGTTTGTGCTTTTAGAAGCCGTGCAAGGGCTGCCGGTTAACGTGGTAAGTGTCGATAACGTTAAGGCAGCGCAGATGGCAGTTTATTACCTCATTGAGCGTGGGCATGAGCGCATTGTACACTTTGCTGGTCCGCCCTATACGCAGCATACACGAGACCGCATTTTGGGCGTAGAGAAGGCCTTTAGCCAGTCCCATCTACGTTTTACCGATGAGGTAATTATTCCGGCCGGTGCCCATCTTCGGGATGGTTATGAAGCGGCCTTAGAGTACTTTCGCACGCACCGCAACAATATGCCCACAGGGGTAACCTGTTTTAACGATCTCGTGGCCATGGGTGTCTTGCGGGCACTAGCTGAACTGGGGATTCGGGTGCCCGACGAGGTATCGGTCATTGGCTTTGACGACATCCCGATGGCGGCCTATCTCACCATTCCGCTCACCAGCGTGCATGTCCCCAAGCGGGAAATGGGCGCAAAGGCTGCTGAGTTGCTTTTGGAGCTGATCGAAGCCAAAGAAAAAAACGAGACGCGTTCGCCGCGGCATATCGTGCTTGAAGCTAAGCTTATCGAGCGCGCCTCGACCCGGCCGCTTCGCTAG
- a CDS encoding TonB-dependent receptor codes for MKGFMQMVGFVLWGCWVCLAATAGTTGKIAGYVTDAATGEPLPGVQVYIEETMQGTTTGADGYYVIINVKPGSYTLVFKFVGYADVRVQNVRVEVDKTTTIDVRMQETVIQGQEVVVVAERPIVQMDRTTTTAFVGEEELQALPVTNIGQVINQQAGVVDGHFRGGRLGEVAYLINGVPINNPYTNSAALEVEKNMVSALEVISGVFNAEYGQAMSGVVNIVTKGVPRRWTGSFSAEIGGIASNRKLEYVKRLAPPGDRLRYDDFTSEMVPYSKAAGFPGQEDLQLSLGGPLFRDKLGVRVTGRYLYSESHVIGRRLFMPSDSSQNLSSGNPETWIIVSSGDQRFVPSYMQRYSVNGALTYEIRPGVRFEYNLLWQDATGRNIPHQQKYVPDGVNRWFNTSQLHLFSLRLTPNARSFANLNYSYLRDAGGSRLYDIPKDFKETGILDRRYVSSRLSSLEGGNAFDVGGNDLFNASDLTVTHTFLADYTNQLNRVHQVKMGISVRQHIIHNGSYGIEVSSRTGWLPMPSPDPYGRDTLKTRPLELAAYVQDKMEFKNLIVNAGIRFDYFDPDYEIPLDWTQANQRYIPVIDENGQSTGDSLYNRKKAPVRYQISPRLGIAFPISATGVIRFSAGLFFQIPQLSILYTNPEYEVNPQDNSTYFGNPALNPERTLHFEVGLQQGLTEDLGVELTLFSKDIRNLTGVEIQRDLRTTANFVRYINRDVGVSRGFTFSLYQRPGGPVTWDIDYTLQFAKGTSSNPDEAFQRFQSGEEPILSLVRLDWDRRHVLNASITLSPSPALSLTVFSRYQTGTPYTTVRRFIRSYIKNNADRPSGFTTDLRMYLRPPVFENRLSLVLQVDNLFDAMIHYGVYEDTGRGDESVTKAQYERTGTRPGGVNSLDEYFFRQSWFSAPRRVYFGLRYDF; via the coding sequence ATGAAGGGTTTTATGCAGATGGTGGGGTTTGTGTTATGGGGGTGCTGGGTGTGCCTGGCGGCAACAGCAGGCACAACGGGTAAGATTGCAGGCTATGTGACCGATGCGGCTACTGGCGAGCCGCTGCCAGGGGTGCAGGTCTACATCGAGGAGACGATGCAGGGGACCACAACGGGAGCCGATGGTTACTACGTCATTATTAACGTTAAGCCTGGCAGCTATACGCTGGTTTTCAAGTTTGTGGGCTATGCCGACGTGCGTGTCCAAAACGTCCGGGTGGAGGTAGACAAAACCACCACAATCGATGTGCGGATGCAAGAAACAGTCATTCAGGGCCAAGAAGTGGTGGTGGTAGCCGAACGGCCTATTGTGCAAATGGACCGGACGACAACCACAGCGTTTGTGGGGGAAGAGGAGCTGCAGGCGCTACCGGTCACCAATATTGGTCAGGTGATCAACCAGCAGGCTGGTGTGGTTGACGGACACTTTCGCGGCGGCCGTCTTGGTGAGGTGGCTTATTTGATTAACGGTGTGCCGATCAACAACCCATATACAAACAGTGCTGCCTTAGAGGTGGAGAAAAACATGGTCTCAGCGCTGGAGGTCATTAGTGGGGTCTTTAATGCGGAGTATGGTCAGGCCATGTCGGGCGTGGTGAATATTGTAACGAAAGGGGTTCCGAGGCGCTGGACAGGTTCGTTTTCGGCGGAGATAGGGGGGATTGCCAGCAATCGCAAGCTAGAATATGTCAAGCGTTTAGCACCTCCAGGCGATCGGTTGCGTTACGACGACTTTACGTCGGAGATGGTACCGTACTCGAAAGCTGCAGGCTTTCCAGGTCAGGAAGATCTGCAGCTTTCCTTAGGGGGACCGCTTTTCCGGGATAAACTGGGCGTGCGTGTAACGGGCCGCTATCTTTACAGCGAGAGCCATGTGATCGGTCGGCGGCTGTTTATGCCTTCAGACTCTTCGCAAAACCTGAGTTCGGGCAATCCGGAAACGTGGATCATCGTCTCGAGCGGAGACCAGCGCTTTGTGCCCTCGTACATGCAACGCTATTCGGTCAATGGGGCCTTGACCTATGAGATCCGGCCAGGTGTGCGTTTTGAATACAACCTGTTATGGCAGGATGCCACAGGGCGCAACATTCCCCATCAGCAAAAATACGTGCCTGATGGCGTCAACCGCTGGTTTAATACCAGTCAACTTCATCTTTTTAGCCTGCGCCTGACGCCTAATGCGCGCTCGTTTGCCAATCTGAACTACAGCTACTTGCGTGACGCTGGGGGCTCTCGCCTCTACGACATTCCCAAAGACTTTAAAGAAACAGGTATTCTGGATCGGCGCTACGTGTCTTCGCGCCTGAGCTCACTCGAAGGGGGCAATGCCTTTGATGTAGGAGGCAACGACCTGTTTAATGCCAGTGACCTGACGGTGACGCACACGTTTCTGGCTGATTACACCAATCAGCTTAACCGTGTACATCAGGTCAAAATGGGCATATCGGTACGTCAGCACATCATTCATAACGGGAGTTACGGGATTGAAGTAAGCTCGCGTACGGGTTGGCTGCCGATGCCTTCACCAGACCCGTATGGCCGGGATACACTTAAAACGCGGCCCTTAGAGCTGGCAGCTTACGTCCAGGATAAGATGGAGTTTAAGAACCTGATCGTCAATGCAGGTATTCGTTTCGACTATTTCGACCCCGACTATGAGATTCCCCTGGACTGGACGCAGGCGAACCAGCGCTATATCCCGGTCATCGACGAAAATGGTCAGTCTACAGGGGATTCGCTCTACAACCGCAAAAAGGCGCCAGTGCGCTATCAGATTAGCCCGCGTCTGGGCATTGCCTTTCCCATTTCGGCAACCGGGGTGATCCGTTTTTCGGCTGGATTGTTTTTCCAGATTCCCCAGCTAAGCATTCTCTACACCAATCCTGAGTACGAGGTCAACCCACAGGATAACAGCACCTATTTTGGTAATCCAGCGCTGAATCCTGAGCGCACACTCCATTTTGAGGTGGGGTTGCAGCAAGGGCTGACTGAGGATTTGGGCGTGGAGCTGACGCTCTTTTCCAAAGACATCCGTAACCTAACAGGGGTCGAGATCCAGCGCGATTTGCGCACTACAGCCAACTTTGTGCGCTACATCAACCGGGATGTGGGCGTGTCGCGCGGCTTTACGTTTTCCCTGTACCAGCGTCCTGGTGGACCGGTTACGTGGGACATTGACTATACGCTTCAGTTTGCCAAAGGGACTTCGTCCAACCCCGACGAAGCTTTCCAACGCTTCCAGAGTGGTGAGGAACCCATTTTGTCGCTGGTGCGACTGGATTGGGATCGGCGGCACGTGCTCAATGCCAGCATCACGCTAAGTCCAAGCCCGGCCTTATCGCTAACGGTCTTTAGTCGCTACCAAACGGGAACGCCCTACACCACCGTCCGCCGCTTTATTCGCTCTTATATCAAAAACAACGCCGATCGGCCCAGCGGCTTTACAACCGATCTGCGCATGTACCTGCGACCGCCGGTTTTTGAGAACCGGCTGAGTCTGGTTCTACAGGTGGATAACCTCTTTGACGCTATGATCCACTATGGCGTCTATGAGGATACCGGGCGCGGCGACGAGTCCGTGACCAAAGCACAGTACGAGCGTACGGGCACGCGGCCTGGGGGAGTAAATAGCCTCGATGAGTATTTCTTCCGCCAGAGCTGGTTTTCGGCGCCGCGACGGGTCTACTTCGGTCTTCGTTACGATTTCTGA
- a CDS encoding PorV/PorQ family protein, with protein MCLLLSLLISGVGQHFQAKAQSRVGTTAAPFLVLGTGARGSALGHAYTAVATGGDALFWNPAGAARLDDENRGSVFFTHTRWLADINYNAVGVVVPAFAAGAVGLSLGQVDYGRMEVRTVDLPQGTGETFGATDLVVGLSYAQPLTNTFYIGGTVKYVRQQIYDMSAHAIALDIGFILETQYLNGLRLAASIMNFGSEMQMRGVNTRVFVDIDPTHSGSNNALPAQLETSSWDLPLSFKFGVAWPMFRADQVHMSLYADAHQPTDNNLNADFGAELRFLLGNVNLDLRAGYKDLPLKNAYAHWTLGGGLDMRLGAVRFGADIGYIPFALLGNVTMLDLRLYF; from the coding sequence ATGTGCCTGCTGCTAAGCCTGCTGATAAGCGGGGTGGGGCAGCACTTTCAGGCAAAGGCGCAGAGCCGGGTAGGGACAACCGCTGCGCCGTTTCTGGTGTTAGGTACTGGTGCCAGAGGGAGCGCTTTAGGCCATGCCTATACAGCAGTAGCTACAGGTGGGGACGCGCTCTTCTGGAATCCCGCGGGGGCAGCGCGCCTCGACGATGAAAACCGCGGAAGCGTTTTTTTTACCCACACCCGTTGGCTAGCGGACATCAACTACAATGCCGTGGGCGTTGTGGTGCCGGCTTTTGCTGCCGGAGCTGTGGGATTGTCCCTGGGACAGGTTGACTACGGCCGCATGGAAGTGCGCACGGTCGACCTTCCCCAAGGCACAGGCGAAACGTTCGGGGCCACAGACCTGGTCGTAGGGTTGAGCTATGCCCAGCCGCTGACCAATACATTCTACATCGGGGGCACGGTTAAATACGTTCGGCAACAAATCTACGATATGAGTGCGCATGCTATTGCCCTCGATATTGGATTCATTCTAGAAACCCAATACCTGAACGGGCTGCGCCTGGCCGCCTCGATCATGAACTTTGGGAGTGAGATGCAAATGCGCGGCGTAAACACCCGCGTGTTTGTCGACATCGACCCCACCCATAGCGGCAGCAATAACGCGCTTCCTGCGCAACTGGAGACGTCAAGCTGGGACTTGCCCCTGTCGTTCAAGTTTGGCGTAGCCTGGCCCATGTTCCGCGCCGACCAGGTGCACATGTCGCTCTACGCCGACGCTCACCAACCCACCGACAATAACCTAAACGCCGACTTTGGTGCTGAACTGCGCTTTTTGCTGGGCAATGTGAATCTCGACCTGCGCGCAGGCTATAAAGACTTACCCCTCAAAAATGCTTATGCGCATTGGACGCTGGGCGGCGGTTTGGATATGCGCTTAGGTGCTGTGCGCTTTGGAGCCGACATCGGCTATATCCCTTTTGCGCTGCTTGGCAATGTGACTATGCTGGACCTTCGCCTGTATTTCTGA